A genomic region of Cydia strobilella chromosome 12, ilCydStro3.1, whole genome shotgun sequence contains the following coding sequences:
- the LOC134745769 gene encoding uncharacterized protein LOC134745769 — translation MSCHAMQNQEKWYEVLDLYRENTCLWDIQSSSYMRRDLRNASYNVLLEKYRDIEPNATLDMVKRKIDIFRTGYRREVKKINESRLNSTSGYEYKPTLWYFDKMTFLDFQGDTSDIKDSYESDDQQAIEYIDIPEEYPEEEEPDPVVKYRLKMRNTKPRPRPRQRPYARERQNSPPCDSKQPSFSGESENDCASYCASLKLQMRGLDTQQKYIAQKLISDVIFLARTSQLTLDSSILINSSDS, via the exons ATGTCGTGTCATGCAATGCAAAACCAAGAAAAATGGTACGAAGTTCTCGACCTATACAGAGAAAATACCTGCTTATGGGACATCCAAAGTAGCTCATACATGCGGAGAGATCTAAGAAACGCATCTTATAACGTGTTACTAGAAAAATATAGAGATATCGAGCCGAACGCTACGCTGGACATGGTAAAGAGAAAGATTGATATATTCCGGACCGGTTATAGAAGagaggtaaaaaaaataaacgaatcTAGACTTAATTCAACGTCGGGTTATGAATATAAACCGACACTATGGTATTTTGACAAGATGACTTTTCTGGATTTCCAAGGAGATACTTCTGATATTAAAGATTCATATGAATCAGATGACCAGCAAGCTATTGAATAT ATCGATATTCCCGAAGAATACCCAGAAGAAGAAGAGCCAGACCCAGTGGTAAAGTACAGACTCAAGATGAGAAACACCAAGCCTCGTCCGCGGCCACGACAGAGACCGTACGCAAGAGAGAGACAAAACAGTCCCCCCTGTGACAGCAAGCAGCCATCCTTCTCTGGTGAATCGGAAAACGACTGTGCTAGTTATTGCGCTAGTCTTAAACTACAGATGAGAGGATTGGACACGCAGCAGAAGTACATTGCGCAGAAACTAATTTCTGACGTCATTTTTTTGGCCAGGACATCACAACTCACTCTAGATTCGTCTATTCTCATAAATAGCTCTGATAGTTAG